One genomic segment of Linepithema humile isolate Giens D197 chromosome 5, Lhum_UNIL_v1.0, whole genome shotgun sequence includes these proteins:
- the pps gene encoding uncharacterized protein pps isoform X1: MSSSFIVEPQDSGSEKKDDTLIIVVNDDGTISVDQATLHNMIINQSSANVNVVRLGQTEADAENGDITLTVDPPPFLHSAASSVSANASTDSGGLVDPFMEMDPEQLKTIETALQSEEAKQMLGENVTAMLDMLTVEEEQNKIRYSIQLDHCYTSRLSPSDPIPRDPLPVADDSPDSDVQYIRQASSRTVVSSITDTNKGKTIVKSAPVLQTKQMNRPVRKAAMSTHTNITASPRTSTNIVGTPKLSGHHPMPRNITNVQQGIAKAQGKSNEEEDDDETESSSESSESEPSSDNDNDSDFGPRGTKRSNVRARGGRKGLTTRGGSMAAVRRRGQNKQLDMEQVRRLDMEMAAAVNAMKTPEKDDKSEKFNSKSKRQIKTLGGKKKEEPQFTETSPSVSENASAVNEKPLQTTNQVKANLINANMIKGDMIITKPGQGRSNPKVTFVQKQVTMKPNELKNIGLKKPVVVPKGKLVNQADTKYFTTKDGKLVQLPVASKTVSPITTQLSPVKTLVQQPVLQKSPPSANQGIPVQHQQPKITLSKLLDSNVQLKFKIREKRKSDSSIESVFKGEENLAKAAENKMLDSVKKLKKDNRKAPGYVAEGPALFSTPDIIRRVGSNSDGKGDNGAPTTPTTPPTTAIPTSASPPLPISAAISLNIGVSVGSDVTQSTVSNKMIVSNIEQSVQPETQTSLNLDGDTNAIRGDESDQKTEIKPPLAEELQPSLDSVSNTASSEGIIQPVALPHVPNHVSKNSGIEGEEHLLATLEMEASKHEEELLAEALLLQEELGVDLAEHSALVDSTPPVTESLASNSMLVPTLIPPEQELSKPEETVLTSDSLQNQTTNLKETSKKLSKDDKEPIQIIRGNRVITLPPIEAPATRSKRLQAKTETPKPKNPEPIKKPEKLTPQIQQLLPNKEELRTGVSEEDEEDDDDDDEENSDSEDDPDRLWCICKRPHNNRFMICCDVCEDWFHGKCVHVSKAMGQQMEEKGIEWVCPNCLRKKAEDEKTKLNSQLLSVKQRTKVEPVTETSTSQAALSKESSSSLTDYGTPPQHSSVSGTMQCVVCKKEARNSSIYCSDACILAHAQETLTKDKPVPTGSNVKPGKSPITETIRLKPEARVIVFDRKSGKVLTGADAPTRTNLRTWLKENPSFEVVGANNINTLQIGGKLVTQIQTSTKTTKITQLSPVKVQTIPKMIYTKVAGSKQTILAPNKKITIIPATQQVNVSPSNKPIQLKQTTITTTPGKFSMLLKPTTPKSVTPTQLKVQAANSPKQQTLVKKQETKPSPSQLKQTKLTLAKKPEAEPSTRVITRKTLTESLSTRIKETEDLKLTDEEIADLAFNIELEMFKYFKDTGSKYKAKYRSLVFNIKDTKNLTLFRKIADRSLAPDAVVRLSPEEMASQELAEWREKETKHQLEMIKKNELDLMAQAKSIVVKTHKGEQIIENDGGIDHVDPKTPVQDIVTALNSGDSISSTVDDMKKDKDKEERLKSRTDAKKSKNADERRKKERDRDRDGMKSKNKDRRERSRSRHRHSRDRSKTRDKSKERKSNRNKESKRDKDHEKDKDRERNKDRDKTRKESRDRGRQKEKDRHKNSDDRARNYSGESKDIDKREEERKKETDKKKETSPLPAEKPIEDRLWRHVEDEATTNTIDGNDSDISDREPSSTVTIKTPDINEEPEREKEQEVDSKEASTKNSWQTVWRGFVNMVDVAKFFITAQEVSGNVKDLMDDLPDTVDVVGRISHETVWDYISKMKRTGSKEILVIRLTAANDEEKIPYITLYSYLNSRSRLGVVGNVSKNIKDFYIMPFSSQSTIPPVLLPLTGPGFEEHRPHLLLGIIVRNKKKRLSAIPSAISAKTSKKESDRSYTPPLVSVPKEKTSSPPPSSPMLYLNKAAALDSKEKSAVTQMTLESLNKAHIGMSRGVIDTATICKIVPELSSKIDLTSSPGKVALDDDGDEPYSPGEMDDDMDDLQAATDSASIVALSSSKNSTELQRKMEELNRQIEEQKQQIEEQKQQIQSISSSFLDEATPTLPGLGLDPPTNDGDEAYSPSDARSFTPPPPGITKLAQPILDKVSDITIPPNLQEILANVKRQESSKVDPYLPSKPSASFLPTAGASIYQSTERYSPSSSRISQPEKTSLEISKESKSTLSTLSDLDLIRKAEEELAAVAAATAVASAVPSTSTMVPPPSSLLSSPGASLVLTPPPVDTPIPSSSQVLSSLTLSSELESSKPYKLSPPDPFKKSFASEQPKPPGLEDEDFPAFPSTPPAIDAAASRTKISSKSGIVLNVKRKLNDDCTSPTKLPRTKSRWSQGPSE; encoded by the exons ATGTCTAGTTCTTTCATCGTGGAACCGCAAGATAGCGGttctgaaaaaaaagacgACACATTGATTATTGTTGTTAACGATGACGGAACAATATCTGTTGATCAGGCAACTTTACACAACATGATAA TAAATCAGTCAAGTGCTAATGTTAACGTGGTAAGATTAGGACAAACTGAAGCAGATGCTGAAAATGGTGACATAACGTTGACAGTAGATCCACCGCCGTTTTTGCACTCCGCAGCGAGCTCGGTAAGCGCTAATGCCAGTACCGACTCAGGTGGGTTGGTAGATCCATTTATGGAAATGGATCCAGAACAGCTGAAAACAATAGAGACAGCTCTCCAAAGTGAAGAGGCAAAACAGATGCTTGGGGAGAATGTCACTGCGATGCTtg atatgttAACAGTGGAAGAGGAGCAAAATAAGATACGATACAGTATACAGTTGGATCATTGTTATACAAGTAGATTGTCACCCAGTGATCCAATACCAAGAGACCCTTTGCCAGTCGCTGATGATTCACCTGATTCTGATGTACAATACATACGTCAAGCGTCATCTCGAACTGTTGTGTCATCTATTACTGACACAAACAAGGGCAAAACTATTGTGAAGAGTGCACCt gtATTGCAGACCAAACAGATGAATAGACCGGTACGCAAAGCTGCTATGTCTACACATACAAACATAACCGCATCCCCTAGAACTAGTACAAATATTGTTGGGACTCCTAAATTATCAGGGCATCATCCTATGCCaagaaatataacaaatgttcaGCAAGGAATTGCTAAAG CACAAGGCAAGAGTAATGAGGAAGAAGATGATGATGAAACAGAATCATCTTCAGAATCTTCAGAATCAGAACCATCATCTGACAATGACAATGATTCGGACTTTGGCCCTCGTGGCACTAAGAGAAGTAATGTCAGGGCACGAGGAGGACGAAAAGGTCTTACTACAAGAGGTGGTAGCATGGCGGCCGTTCGAAGAAGAGGTCAAAATAAGCAGTTGGATATGGAACAGGTGCGACGATTAGATATGGAAATGGCCGCTGCCGTTAATGCGATGAAAACTCCTGAGAAAGACGATAAATCGg AGAAATTCAATTCTAAAAGTAAGAGACAAATTAAAACTCTTGGTGGAAAGAAGAAGGAGGAGCCGCAATTCACGGAAACGTCTCCGTCTGTGTCCGAAAATGCGTCAGCGGTTAATGAGAAGCCGCTGCAAACGACAAATCAAGTGAAGGCGAATCTAATTAACGCTAATATGATTAAGGGCGACATGATAATAACCAAACCTGGTCAAGGAAGAAGCAATCCGAAGGTTACTTTTGTTCAGAAACAAGTTACGATGAAACCGAATGAGCTCAAGAACATCGGACTTAAAAAGCCTGTGGTGGTTCCTAAAGGAAAACTTGTAAATCAAGCCGATACAAAGTATTTTACGACCAAAGATGGAAAATTGGTGCAATTACCAGTTGCATCCAAAACAGTGTCTCCGATAACAACTCAGCTTTCTCCAGTAAAAACATTGGTACAGCAACCGGTATTACAAAAAAGTCCACCGAGTGCGAATCAAGGAATACCGGTGCAGCATCAACAaccaaaaattactttatccAAGTTGCTTGATTccaatgtacaattaaaatttaaaatacgagaaaaaagaaaatctgaTTCTAGCATAGAATCCGTCTTCAAAGGAGAAGAAAACCTTGCGAAAGCTGCAGAGAATAAAATGTTAGATA gtGTGAAGAAACTTAAAAAAGACAATCGGAAAGCTCCTGGATACGTAGCGGAAGGTCCTGCACTTTTCTCAACGCCAGATATAATTCGACGCGTTGGTTCGAACAGTGATGGGAAAGGAGACAATGGAGCACCTACGACTCCCACGACACCTCCTACGACAGCGATACCTACATCCGCGTCACCGCCTCTTCCTATATCGGCAGCTATTTCACTGAATATCGGCGTCTCTGTTGGTTCAGATGTAACCCAGAGCACAgtttctaataaaatgataGTATCCAATATAGAACAATCTGTTCAACCGGAGACACAAACCTCGTTAAACCTCGATGGAGATACTAATGCTATACGAGGAGACGAGAGTGATCAGAAAACAGAAATCAAGCCACCTCTGGCTGAGGAATTGCAACCGTCTCTCGATTCAG TGTCAAATACTGCTTCATCAGAGGGAATTATTCAACCTGTGGCACTACCTCATGTTCCAAATCATGTTTCTAAGAATa GTGGAATAGAGGGAGAGGAACATTTATTGGCTACTTTAGAAATGGAAGCCAGTAAACACGAAGAAGAATTACTTGCTGAAGCGTTGTTATTACAGGAGGAACTTGGAGTGGACTTAGCTGAACAT TCGGCACTGGTTGATTCCACGCCGCCGGTTACGGAATCTTTAGCTTCGAATAGCATGCTCGTACCTACATTAATACCACCCGAACAAGAGTTGTCTAAACCAGAGGAAACAGTACTTACAAGCGATTCGCTACAAAATCAGACAACAAATTTGAAAGAAACGAGCAAGAAACTTTCAAAGGATGACAAAGAGCCGATTCAAATTATTCGCGGCAATCGTGTGATTACGTTACCGCCCATCGAAGCACCTGCCACGAGAAGCAAACGACTGCAAGCTAAAACTGAAACGCCGAAGCCGAAAAATCCTGAACCAATCAAGAAACCGGAGAAATTGAC TCCACAAATTCAGCAATTGTTACCCAATAAGGAAGAGCTAAGAACGGGTGTAAGTGAAGAGGACGAAGAAgacgatgatgacgatgacgagGAAAATTCAGATTCGGAAGACGATCCAGATCGATTATGGTGTATTTGCAAACGGCCACACAACAATCGATTTATGATATGCTGTGACGTTTGCGAAGACTGGTTTCACGGGAAATGTGTACACGTCAGCAAAGCCATGG gtCAACAAATGGAGGAAAAGGGTATAGAATGGGTTTGTCCAAATTGCCTACGAAAGAAAGCCGAAGATGAAAAAACAAAACTGAATTCGCAATTATTATCTGTGAAACAAAGAACAAAGGTTGAACCGGTGACCGAGACTTCAACGTCGCAGGCTGCGTTATCAAAAGAATCGTCGAGTTCTCTCACGGACTATGGCACTCCTCCTCAGCACTCCTCAGTTTCTGGCACGATGCAGTGTGTTGTTTGTAAGAAAGAAGCCAGAAATTCCAGCATTTATTGCTCGGACGCATGTATTCTCGCACATGCTCAGGAAACTTTGACGAAGGACAAGCCGGTACCGACGGGATCAAATGTAAAACCTGGAAAGTCGCCTATTACAGAAACCATCAGATTAAAACCCGAGGCCAGAGTGATAGTTTTTGACAGAAAGAGCGGCAAAGTTCTTACcg gCGCGGATGCTCCGACGAGAACCAATTTGCGAACGTGGTTGAAGGAAAATCCGTCTTTCGAAGTGGTAGGAGCCAATAATATCAATACGCTTCAGATAGGTGGAAAGCTTGTCACGCAAATCCAAACATCTACAAAAAct ACAAAAATTACGCAGTTATCGCCAGTAAAAGTGCAAACTATTCCAAAGATGATCTATACAAAGGTTGCTGGATCGAAACAAACTATCTTAGCgcctaataaaaaaatcacgatAATTCCTGCTACACAACAGGTGAACGTGTCGCCGAGCAATAAACCGATACAGCTGAAGCAGACGACAATCACGACGACACCGGGAAAATTTTCTATGTTATTGAAGCCGACGACTCCGAAGAGTGTCACTCCGACACAATTGAAAGTCCAAGCGGCAAATTCGCCGAAGCAGCAGACACTGGTTAAGAAGCAAGAGACGAAGCCATCGCCGTCCCAATTGAAGCAAACTAAACTGACACTGGCGAAAAAACCGGAAGCGGAACCCTCCACACGAGTGATTACGCGAAAAACTCTGACAGAGTCACTGTCTACTCGTATAAAGGAAACCGAAGATCTGAAATTAACCGACGAAGAGATCGCGGACTTGGCGTTCAACATAGAGCTCGAAATGTTCAAGTATTTCAAGGACACGGGTTCCAAATACAAAGCGAAATATAGGAGCCTCGTGTTTAATATAAAGGATACCAAAAATTTGACATTGTTTCGAAAGATCGCAGATCGCAGTTTAGCACCGGATGCTGTGGTACGATTGAGCCCGGAAGAAATGGCCAGTCAAGAGCTGGCCGAGTGGCGAGAAAAGGAAACCAAGCATCAGCTGGAAATGATAAAGAAGAATGAACTGGATCTGATGGCCCAGGCGAAGTCGATCGTCGTGAAAACTCACAAAGGCGAGCAAATAATCGAGAATGACGGTGGAATCGATCATGTCGATCCCAAGACGCCGGTGCAAGATATCGTCACAGCGTTAAATAGCGGCGACAGCATAAGTTCCACTGTTGACGACATGAAGAAAGACAAGGATAAAGAGGAGAGACTGAAATCCCGAACGGACGCGAAGAAATCGAAGAACGCGGACGAACGAAGGAAAAAGGAGAGAGATAGGGATCGCGATGGTATGAAGTCTAAGAATAAGGATCGACGGGAGAGAAGCCGTAGTCGACATCGCCATAGCCGAGACCGCAGCAAGACGCGAGATAAGAGCAAAGAGCGGAAGTCGAACAGAAATAAAGAGAGCAAACGTGACAAGGATCACGAGAAGGATAAGGATCGAGAGCGGAATAAAGATCGGGACAAGACGAGGAAGGAGAGCAGGGACAGAGGTCGGCAGAAAGAAAAGGACAGGCATAAGAATAGCGATGATCGTGCGAGAAATTACAGCGGAGAATCCAAAGACATCGATAAGAGAGAGGAGGAGCGTAAAAAGGAGACGGACAAGAAGAAAGAAACGTCGCCGCTTCCTGCGGAAAAGCCGATAGAAGATCGCCTCTGGCGACACGTGGAGGACGAGGCGACGACGAATACAATTGACGGAAACGATTCTGACATATCTGACAGGGAACCCAGTTCTACTGTTACCATCAAGACACCTGACATAAACGAGGAAcccgagagagaaaaggagcaGGAAGTGGACAGCAAGGAGGCGTCGACGAAGAATAGCTGGCAGACCGTTTGGCGCGGCTTCGTCAATATGGTGGATGTCGCGAAGTTCTTTATAACCGCGCAGGAGGTCAGCGGCAATGTGAAAGATCTCATGGATGATCTGCCGGACACTGTGGATGTTGTTGGTAGAATTAGTCACGAAACTGTTTGGGATTATATCTCGAAGATGAAGAGAACTGGTTCGAAGGAGATCTTGGTCATCAGATTGACAGCTGCAAACGATGAAGAAAAGATTCCTTACATAACCCTGTACAGTTATCTGAATAGCAGAAGCCGTCTAGGAGTTGTGGGCAATGTCTCTAAGAATATCAAGGATTTCTACATAATGCCGTTTTCCAGTCAGAGTACGATTCCACCCGTTCTCCTGCCACTTACCGGGCCCGGTTTCGAGGAGCATCGACCGCATTTACTTTTAGGCATCATAGTACGCAACAAGAAGAAACGACTGTCGGCTATACCATCGGCGATATCCGCGAAGACATCGAAGAAAGAATCTGACCGGAGTTACACCCCGCCGTTGGTCAGCGTGCCGAAGGAGAAAACCTCGTCGCCGCCGCCCTCGTCGCCTATGCTATACCTTAACAAAGCGGCCGCATTGGATTCGAAGGAGAAATCGGCGGTGACGCAGATGACTCTAGAGTCTTTGAACAAGGCGCACATAGGCATGTCGCGCGGTGTCATCGACACTGCGACGATATGCAAGATTGTGCCCGAGTTGTCGTCGAAGATCGATCTGACTTCGTCGCCGGGTAAGGTAGCGTTGGACGATGATGGTGATGAGCCGTATAGCCCTGGTGAGATGGACGACGACATGGACGATTTACAAGCTGCCACCGACAGCGCGAGTATTGTCGCCTTATCTTCTAGTAAAAATTCCACAGAGTTGCAGCGAAAGATGGAGGAACTGAACAGACAGATCGAAGAACAGAAGCAACAAATTGAGGAGCAGAAACAACAGATACAGAGCATAAGCTCGTCGTTTCTTGACGAAGCGACACCCACTCTGCCG gGTTTAGGACTAGATCCACCAACTAATGACGGCGATGAAGCTTACAGCCCGTCGGATGCTCGGTCTTTCACGCCACCTCCGCCCGGCATCACCAAACTCGCGCAGCCCATCCTCGACAAGGTTTCGGACATCACCATACCGCCGAATCTGCAGGAAATTCTCGCCAATGTCAAGCGGCAGGAGTCCTCCAAAGTGGATCCTTATCTGCCATCTAAGCCCAGCGCTTCATTTTTGCCCACGGCGGGCGCATCGATTTACCAAAGCACGGAGAGATATTCGCCGTCTTCTTCCAGGATTAGTCAGCCGGAGAAAACGTCATTGGAGATTTCGAAGGAGAGCAAGAGCACATTGAGTACTTTGAGCGATCTGGATCTGATCCGGAAGGCGGAAGAAGAATTGGCCGCTGTCGCTGCTGCAACGGCGGTGGCATCGGCGGTACCCAGTACATCCACCATGGTACCGCCACCCTCGTCATTACTCTCATCTCCTGGCGCGAGTCTGGTTTTGACGCCACCGCCTGTGGACACGCCCATTCCGTCATCATCGCAGGTTCTCTCGTCGCTCACGCTCTCCTCGGAGCTGGAATCTAGTAAGCCGTACAAGCTGAGCCCTCCGGACCCCTTCAAGAAGAGCTTCGCCTCGGAACAGCCGAAGCCGCCCGGTCTCGAGGACGAGGATTTTCCCGCGTTCCCGTCGACCCCGCCGGCGATAGACGCGGCTGCGTCGCGCACGAAAATCTCGTCCAAGAGCGGCATCGTGCTGAATGTCAAGCGGAAATTGAATGACGATTGTACGTCGCCCACTAAATTACCAAGGACTAAATCGCGCTGGAGTCAAGGGCCCTCCGAATAA